CGTAACACTTGCCTGAACGATGGTTATAAGCACTACTCCCCCGCCAAGGCTTTTTATTTTATCTATATTGAAACTCTCTCCTATATTAAAGGCTATAAACCCAAGAGCTATATCCTGCAGGAAATTAAGCTCTGTAAGTATATCTTTCGGAACTACGCTAAAAAACGATACTCCCAGAATAAGCCCGGCCAATAAATATCCGGTTACGGCGGGAAGCCTGAACTTTCCGCAAATCTTGCTGGCAATAAAACCACATGCAATAAATACTCCGAGAGTTAATAATTCATCCATTTCTACACCCCAGTTAACAACTTTCCTTTGTTTAATTCATAAAGGCTTCTATATCTTCTGCTTCTTTGATTATATCCTTTGTTAAAAGAGCATATCCGTCATTTGTAACAAGAACATTATCTTCTATCCTAATCCCAATACCTTCTTTTTCAAAATAAAGTCCGGGTTCAACTGTGATAACATTACCGGGAACCAGCGGTTTATCTTTTTCAAAAGGGTCATGACAGTTAAGTCCGATAAAATGAGATACGAAGTGATAATAATAATCATTGACTTCTTCTCTCGTTTTTATAACTCCCAGCTCCCTAAGACCGTCTTCATAAATATCTATAACTATATCATTTAACTTTGACAGTGTCACTCCCGGCTTAACATTTTCTATAACGGCTTTATTGGCTCTTAAAACCAAATCGTACAATACTTTTTGAAGCTTTGTAAATTTACCGCTTACGGGATAAGTCCTGCTTACGTCGGCACTGTATTTATCTACACCGCTGCCGCAGTCCAATAAGACCAAATCCCCCTCTTTGAGTTTGTCTATACATTTTATATAATGAAGGGTAGTCGCATTTTTACCGCCTGCTACTATAGTAGGGAAAGGAATCGTGTCCCCGTTTTTCCTGGATACGTAATCTATTGTAGCTGCAATTTCAGCTTCTTTGATACCTGGCTTTGTTATTTTCATAGCCATGTTTATAGCTGTTTTTAAATTTTTTGCACCTTCATAAATACATTTTACTTCATATTGGTTCTTGACTTCTCTAAGCTCATTTAAACATCTCTTCAGATTATAAAATTCTACGTTATCAAAAACTTTATACATTTGTTTAAACATTCTGAGATTTAAATTATAATTTTCATCACTGTTTGTTTCATCTATCAATGAATAAATCCTATGAAGGTCTTCTCTGTTTCCGATATCATTGATATATTTTTCAAATTCTTCAAGGTATAAGACTTTTTCGATACCGCTTATCGCCATTGCTTCGGGAGCACTTAACTTGATCCCAGTCCATTTTGAAGATTTTTCGTTATTCTTCGGAATAAAAAGTTTTTCTTCAGTATGTTCATTATCTTTATACAAAAGAAGGATGGAATCTTCTTCATCAATCCCGGTAAGATAATAAAAATCCCTGTTTACTTCAAACTCATAATCATTACCGTTTTCGCTTTTTATTAATTCTCCGGAAAAAATTATCGCAGCTGAATTATTTTCCATATACTCGAGAACTTTTTTCCTTCTGTTTTTTAAATCTATATTATTCATAAAATGCCTCTTTTTTCCTTTGTAATTAACTTATTTATTTTACCATAGTAAAGTTTTTTTATCAAGAATATAAAATTATTAATCGTATGTATAAATAAAAAAGAGAAGATATTTCTTCTCTTTTTTGTTAACTTATTTTTATTTTATACTTTTTAAATTTTACATATAATAATGTTAGAAGTATTGTTATTAAAGAAATAATTGCACCTTCTCTAAGACCCGGTGTTGTATATTTAAACACTATACTATTGTTACCTTTTTCAAGTTTAACTCCCATAAATGCTGTATTGGCTCTAAGAACTTCGGTTTCTTGACCATTAACATAAGCTTTCCATCCGGGGCTGTACGGTATTGCAAGAACCCCTATTTTATCTTCTTTAGTAGTTATATTAGCTTCAACATAGTTACCGTCAATAGTCAATTTATTTAACTTGTCCTCTTTTAACTTATCGATATGATTACTAAAATCATTCATAGACTGTCTAACAAGCTTCATATCGGAAAATGAATACTCACCTTTTTTTGATAATTTTATTAAAATACAATCACTTTTTTTATCATATCTTCCTAAATTATATAATAAATTTAATTTTCCAAAATAATTTGGATGGTTTGATGTTTTAAGAGAAACAATATTATCGTCTCTTTTACTTTTTGAAAAATTTATCTTAACATTTGAACCAGTATAATAAGAAGGAAATAATGAATTATTATTATTTTTATAAGATAAAGATTTAAATATTAAGTAATATT
This region of Anaerofustis stercorihominis DSM 17244 genomic DNA includes:
- a CDS encoding aminopeptidase P family protein; its protein translation is MNNIDLKNRRKKVLEYMENNSAAIIFSGELIKSENGNDYEFEVNRDFYYLTGIDEEDSILLLYKDNEHTEEKLFIPKNNEKSSKWTGIKLSAPEAMAISGIEKVLYLEEFEKYINDIGNREDLHRIYSLIDETNSDENYNLNLRMFKQMYKVFDNVEFYNLKRCLNELREVKNQYEVKCIYEGAKNLKTAINMAMKITKPGIKEAEIAATIDYVSRKNGDTIPFPTIVAGGKNATTLHYIKCIDKLKEGDLVLLDCGSGVDKYSADVSRTYPVSGKFTKLQKVLYDLVLRANKAVIENVKPGVTLSKLNDIVIDIYEDGLRELGVIKTREEVNDYYYHFVSHFIGLNCHDPFEKDKPLVPGNVITVEPGLYFEKEGIGIRIEDNVLVTNDGYALLTKDIIKEAEDIEAFMN